A single window of Achromobacter xylosoxidans DNA harbors:
- a CDS encoding LysE family translocator — translation MQTQTLLAYTLVAAVSVVTPGPASILAMRNGAAGGLRAVLPSSLGNITGLFLLSGAAMLGLGVVLQSSALLFALLKIAGAAYLIYLGLRHLLGRSSVAALPPDSQGRPPRGALALYLEATLVAGLNPKPILFFTALFPQFLNAAEPLLPQFFILTGIFMGLSLPSLLAYGLLARRARRLFQQPRALRWINRAVGSVFVAFGVALLRLKRAGA, via the coding sequence ATGCAAACCCAGACTTTGCTCGCCTACACCCTGGTCGCCGCCGTCAGCGTCGTCACCCCTGGCCCCGCCAGCATCCTTGCCATGCGCAATGGCGCCGCCGGCGGCCTGCGCGCCGTGCTGCCGTCGTCGCTGGGCAATATCACCGGCCTGTTCCTGCTGTCCGGCGCCGCCATGCTGGGCCTGGGCGTGGTGCTGCAATCGTCCGCCCTGCTGTTCGCCCTCCTCAAGATCGCCGGCGCCGCCTACCTGATCTACCTGGGCCTGCGCCACCTGCTGGGCCGCAGCAGCGTGGCCGCGCTGCCGCCGGACAGCCAGGGCCGCCCGCCGCGCGGCGCGCTGGCGCTGTACCTGGAGGCCACCCTCGTGGCCGGCCTGAATCCCAAGCCCATCCTGTTCTTCACCGCACTGTTCCCGCAGTTCCTGAACGCGGCCGAGCCGCTGCTGCCGCAGTTCTTCATCCTGACCGGCATCTTCATGGGCCTGTCGCTGCCATCGCTGCTGGCCTACGGCCTGCTGGCGCGCCGCGCCCGCCGCCTGTTCCAGCAGCCACGCGCGCTGCGCTGGATCAACCGGGCAGTGGGCTCGGTGTTCGTCGCCTTCGGCGTGGCGCTGCTGCGCCTGAAACGCGCCGGCGCCTGA
- the rpsI gene encoding 30S ribosomal protein S9 — protein MIGNWNYGTGRRKTSVARVFIKKGTGKIVVNGKPVDEFFARETGRMVVRQPLELTGHLESFDIKVNVHGGGETGQAGAVRHGITRALIDYDATLKPALSQAGFVTRDAREVERKKVGFRKARRRKQFSKR, from the coding sequence ATGATCGGTAACTGGAACTACGGAACCGGCCGTCGCAAAACTTCGGTGGCTCGCGTTTTCATCAAGAAGGGCACCGGCAAGATCGTCGTCAACGGCAAGCCCGTCGACGAATTCTTCGCCCGTGAAACCGGCCGCATGGTCGTGCGCCAGCCGCTGGAACTGACCGGCCACCTGGAATCGTTCGACATCAAGGTCAACGTGCACGGCGGCGGTGAAACCGGCCAGGCCGGCGCAGTCCGTCACGGCATCACGCGTGCCCTGATCGACTACGACGCGACCCTGAAGCCCGCGCTGTCGCAAGCTGGTTTCGTGACCCGCGATGCCCGCGAAGTCGAACGCAAGAAGGTCGGCTTCCGCAAGGCGCGCCGTCGCAAGCAGTTCAGCAAGCGTTAA
- a CDS encoding M23 family metallopeptidase has protein sequence MNRGLHDLASSIKRKVAAVFAPVEPKPHRSGLFRRTLLVTAMGLFAGAAALGMVQQPDRSELPPSRVIQSILPLTTEQVEVSTPSAAPYISETRIRAGDTLAAVLQRLELDSPDLQTFLTHDASARSIYKLYPGRSVQAATDAEGNLIWLRYIHTPGNEADGQVVTRMLHVARTDAGYKAEEITESTDRQTRVAVGTIRSSLFGATDAAGIPDSVTMQMADILSAKIDFLRDLRQGDQFRVVYEVRSHDGRYAGAGRVLALEFINGGKTYSAVWFSADNKTGSYYDFDGTSLRGAFLRTALKFSRISSTFGMRMHPIHKTWTGHKGVDYAAPSGTPIHSTADGTVEFAGWQNGYGNVVIVKHHGKYSTLYAHQSRIAEGITKGSKISQGQLIGYVGATGWATGPHLHYEFRVDNQPIDPLSVDLPVARALEPAEIRAFNQAVAPYKQQIQLLTEFQQTLPDALTNVASR, from the coding sequence ATGAATCGTGGCCTCCACGACCTGGCGAGTAGCATCAAACGCAAAGTTGCCGCCGTATTTGCGCCCGTCGAGCCCAAGCCGCATCGCTCGGGACTTTTCCGCCGCACTCTCCTCGTCACCGCCATGGGTCTGTTTGCCGGCGCCGCCGCCTTGGGCATGGTGCAGCAACCCGACCGCAGCGAACTCCCCCCGTCCCGCGTCATCCAGAGCATCCTGCCGCTGACCACCGAACAGGTCGAAGTCAGCACGCCCAGCGCCGCGCCCTACATCAGCGAAACCCGCATCCGCGCGGGCGACACGCTGGCCGCCGTGCTGCAGCGCCTGGAGCTGGACTCCCCGGACCTGCAGACCTTCCTGACCCACGACGCCAGCGCGCGCAGCATCTACAAGCTGTACCCGGGCCGGTCGGTGCAGGCCGCGACCGACGCCGAAGGCAACCTGATCTGGCTGCGCTACATCCACACGCCGGGCAACGAGGCCGACGGCCAGGTCGTCACCCGCATGCTGCACGTGGCGCGCACCGACGCCGGCTACAAGGCCGAGGAAATCACCGAAAGCACCGATCGCCAGACCCGCGTCGCCGTGGGCACGATCCGGTCCTCGCTGTTCGGCGCCACCGATGCCGCCGGCATCCCCGATTCGGTCACCATGCAGATGGCCGACATCCTCAGCGCCAAGATCGACTTCCTGCGCGACCTGCGCCAGGGCGACCAGTTCCGCGTGGTCTACGAAGTGCGCTCGCACGACGGCCGCTACGCCGGCGCCGGCCGCGTGCTGGCCCTGGAATTCATCAACGGCGGCAAGACTTACTCCGCCGTCTGGTTCAGCGCCGACAACAAGACCGGCTCGTACTACGACTTCGACGGCACCAGCCTGCGCGGCGCGTTCCTGCGCACCGCCCTGAAGTTCAGCCGCATCAGCTCCACCTTCGGCATGCGCATGCACCCCATCCACAAGACCTGGACGGGGCACAAGGGCGTGGACTATGCCGCGCCGTCGGGCACGCCGATCCACTCCACGGCCGACGGCACGGTGGAATTCGCCGGCTGGCAGAACGGCTACGGCAACGTGGTCATCGTCAAGCACCACGGCAAGTACTCGACGCTCTACGCGCACCAGAGCCGCATCGCCGAAGGCATCACCAAGGGCAGCAAAATCTCGCAAGGGCAACTGATCGGCTACGTCGGCGCCACCGGCTGGGCCACCGGTCCGCACCTGCACTACGAGTTCCGCGTCGACAACCAGCCGATCGACCCGTTGTCGGTCGACCTGCCCGTCGCCCGCGCCCTGGAACCGGCCGAAATCCGCGCCTTCAATCAGGCCGTGGCGCCGTACAAGCAGCAGATCCAGCTGCTCACCGAATTCCAGCAGACCCTGCCCGACGCGCTGACCAACGTGGCCAGCCGCTGA
- a CDS encoding anhydro-N-acetylmuramic acid kinase — protein MTTPQHFIGLMSGTSVDGVDGVLARLRDGQPPQVLASASLSMPAALRAEFLALNLAGDDELARAALAANELARLYAQVVADLLAGAKLQARDVAAIGAHGQTVRHRPDSGYTVQLNAPALLAELTGIDVVADFRSRDVAAGGQGAPLVPPFHAAVFGAPQGRAVLNLGGIANVTLLAPDQPPRGFDTGPANVFLDGWCQRHLGQSYDADGRWAASGQVLAPLLEQLIASEPWFALPPPKSTGRDLFNMRWLDDRLAAYDGPRPAPQDVQATLQRLTARTVANAIDAAGTDVRELYVCGGGACNPGLMRELAYCLQRPVHATDALGVPAQQVEALAFAWLAQAFLARRPAGLPGVTGARGARILGALYPA, from the coding sequence ATGACGACACCCCAGCATTTCATCGGCCTGATGTCCGGCACCAGCGTGGACGGCGTCGACGGTGTCCTGGCGCGACTGCGCGACGGCCAGCCGCCGCAGGTGCTGGCCAGCGCCAGCCTGTCGATGCCCGCCGCGCTGCGGGCCGAGTTCCTGGCCCTGAACCTTGCCGGCGACGACGAACTGGCCCGCGCCGCGCTCGCCGCCAACGAACTGGCCCGCCTGTATGCGCAGGTGGTGGCGGACCTGCTGGCCGGCGCCAAGCTGCAAGCGCGGGACGTTGCCGCCATCGGCGCCCATGGCCAGACGGTACGCCACCGCCCCGACAGCGGCTATACCGTGCAATTGAACGCGCCCGCCCTGCTGGCGGAGCTGACCGGCATCGACGTGGTGGCGGACTTCCGCAGCCGCGACGTGGCCGCCGGCGGCCAGGGCGCGCCGCTGGTGCCGCCCTTCCACGCCGCCGTGTTCGGCGCGCCGCAAGGCCGCGCGGTGCTGAACCTGGGCGGCATCGCCAACGTCACGCTGCTGGCGCCGGACCAGCCGCCACGCGGCTTTGACACGGGCCCGGCCAATGTCTTCCTGGACGGCTGGTGCCAGCGGCACCTGGGCCAATCCTATGACGCCGACGGCCGCTGGGCCGCCAGCGGCCAGGTGCTGGCGCCGCTCCTGGAGCAACTGATCGCGAGCGAACCGTGGTTCGCGCTGCCGCCGCCCAAATCGACCGGCCGCGACCTGTTCAACATGCGCTGGCTGGACGACCGGCTGGCCGCCTACGATGGTCCCAGGCCGGCGCCGCAGGACGTGCAGGCCACCCTGCAACGCCTGACGGCCCGCACCGTCGCCAACGCCATCGACGCCGCCGGCACGGACGTGCGCGAGCTCTATGTCTGCGGCGGCGGCGCCTGCAACCCCGGACTGATGCGTGAGTTGGCGTATTGCCTGCAGCGCCCGGTGCATGCCACCGACGCGCTGGGCGTCCCGGCGCAACAGGTGGAGGCGCTGGCGTTCGCCTGGCTGGCCCAGGCCTTCCTGGCGCGCCGCCCCGCCGGCCTGCCCGGCGTCACCGGTGCGCGTGGCGCGCGCATCCTGGGCGCCTTGTATCCCGCCTGA
- the tyrS gene encoding tyrosine--tRNA ligase: MSPSEAPITPEVEADLRIAKRGCDELLVEAEFARKLARSRATGVPLRIKLGLDPTAPDIHLGHTVVLNKMRQLQDLGHEVIFLIGDFTSTIGDPSGRNSTRPPLTREQIEANAKTYYAQASLVLDPARTEIRYNSEWCDPLGARGMIQLASRYTVARMMEREDFTKRFKGGIPISVHEFLYPLMQGYDSVALKSDLELGGTDQKFNLLVGRELQKEYGQEPQCILTMPLLVGTDGVEKMSKSKGNYIGISESPDSMFGKLMSISDTLMWRYFELLSFRSLEDIAALRQEIDGGRNPRDAKVMLAQEIITRFHSAKAAEDALAAFEARFRDGAIPEDMPEVSIGGAPVGILKLLREAGLVASGSEAQRNVEQGGVRVNGDRVEDKSLQLPAGTYVVQVGKRKFARVKLNP; encoded by the coding sequence ATGTCACCCTCCGAAGCCCCCATCACCCCCGAAGTCGAAGCCGATCTGCGTATTGCCAAGCGCGGATGCGATGAGTTGCTGGTCGAAGCCGAATTCGCCCGCAAGCTGGCCCGCAGCCGCGCCACCGGCGTGCCGCTGCGCATCAAGCTGGGGCTGGACCCGACCGCGCCGGACATCCACCTGGGCCATACCGTGGTGCTCAACAAGATGCGCCAGTTGCAGGACCTGGGCCATGAGGTCATTTTCCTGATCGGCGACTTCACCTCGACCATCGGCGACCCCAGCGGCCGCAACAGCACCCGCCCGCCGCTCACGCGCGAGCAGATCGAGGCCAACGCCAAGACCTACTATGCGCAGGCCAGCCTGGTGCTGGATCCGGCTCGCACCGAGATCCGTTACAACTCGGAGTGGTGCGACCCGCTGGGCGCGCGCGGCATGATCCAGCTGGCGTCGCGCTACACCGTGGCGCGCATGATGGAACGCGAGGATTTCACCAAGCGCTTCAAGGGCGGCATCCCGATCTCGGTGCATGAATTCCTGTACCCGCTGATGCAGGGTTACGACTCGGTGGCGCTGAAGTCCGATCTGGAGCTGGGGGGCACCGATCAGAAGTTCAACCTGCTGGTCGGCCGCGAGCTGCAGAAGGAGTATGGGCAGGAGCCGCAGTGCATCCTGACGATGCCGCTGCTGGTCGGCACCGACGGCGTCGAGAAGATGTCCAAGTCCAAGGGCAACTACATCGGCATTTCGGAGTCGCCCGATTCGATGTTCGGCAAGCTGATGTCGATTTCCGACACGCTGATGTGGCGCTACTTCGAGCTGCTGTCGTTCCGCTCGCTGGAAGACATCGCCGCGCTGCGCCAGGAGATCGACGGCGGCCGCAATCCGCGCGACGCCAAGGTCATGCTGGCCCAGGAAATCATCACCCGTTTCCACTCGGCCAAGGCGGCCGAGGACGCCCTGGCCGCGTTCGAGGCGCGTTTCCGCGACGGCGCGATTCCGGAGGACATGCCCGAGGTCAGCATCGGCGGCGCGCCGGTCGGCATCCTCAAACTGTTGCGCGAGGCTGGCCTGGTGGCTTCGGGTTCCGAGGCGCAGCGCAACGTCGAGCAGGGCGGGGTGCGCGTCAATGGCGACCGGGTCGAAGACAAATCGTTGCAACTGCCTGCGGGGACTTACGTGGTCCAGGTGGGCAAGCGCAAGTTCGCGCGTGTTAAGTTGAACCCATAA
- a CDS encoding ABC transporter ATP-binding protein, protein MSSAMLEVRGLEVNYGHIEAVRGIDLDLEAKEITALVGANGAGKSTTLLALSGLLPKARGKILFEGEDVTNLAPHQLVARGIVQVPEGRAILTTMTVLENLELGAYRRGLKNIDSDLEYVFNLFPRLKERITGIAGNLSGGEQQMLAIGRALMAKPRLLLLDEPSMGLAPIVVQEIFRSLRAINADGLTLFLVEQNVRQALKIAQHGYVLENGAMALSGTGRGLLGHPRVLEAYLGA, encoded by the coding sequence ATGAGCAGCGCAATGCTGGAAGTCCGCGGACTCGAGGTCAACTACGGCCATATCGAAGCCGTCCGCGGCATCGACCTGGACCTGGAAGCCAAGGAAATCACCGCCCTGGTCGGCGCCAACGGCGCCGGCAAATCGACCACGCTGCTGGCGCTGTCGGGCCTGCTGCCCAAGGCGCGCGGCAAGATCCTGTTCGAAGGCGAGGACGTCACCAACCTGGCGCCGCACCAGCTGGTGGCGCGCGGCATCGTCCAGGTGCCGGAAGGCCGGGCCATCCTCACCACCATGACCGTGTTGGAAAACCTCGAGCTGGGCGCTTACCGCCGCGGCCTGAAGAACATCGATTCGGACCTGGAATACGTCTTCAACCTGTTCCCGCGCCTGAAAGAGCGGATCACCGGCATCGCCGGCAATCTCTCCGGCGGCGAACAGCAGATGCTGGCGATCGGCCGCGCCCTGATGGCCAAGCCGCGCCTGTTGCTGCTGGACGAACCGTCGATGGGCCTGGCGCCGATCGTGGTGCAGGAAATCTTCCGCTCGCTGCGGGCGATCAACGCCGACGGCCTGACCCTGTTCCTGGTGGAGCAGAACGTGCGCCAGGCGCTCAAGATCGCCCAGCACGGCTACGTGCTGGAGAACGGCGCCATGGCGCTGTCGGGCACCGGCCGCGGGCTGTTGGGCCATCCGCGGGTGCTGGAAGCCTACCTGGGCGCCTGA
- the argC gene encoding N-acetyl-gamma-glutamyl-phosphate reductase yields MAQASNSRIKVGIVGGTGYTGVELLRLLSQHPHVELTAITSRKEDGLPVADMYPNLRGRVQIAFSSPEKATLTDCDVVFFATPHGVAMAQAQELIAAGTKVIDLAADFRLQDVPTFERWYKIPHTCPDILAESQYGLVELNREAIAKARVIGNPGCYPTTVLLGLAPLLEGGKQLVDAQTLIADCKSGVSGAGRKAEVGSLFSEASDNFKAYGVAGHRHHPEIVAQLEKIAGGKVGLTFVPHLVPMIRGMYSTIYARIKPEARDTDFQALFEQRYADEAFVDVMPAGSLPETRSVRASNNLRIALSRPGGGDQLIIMVVQDNLVKGAAGQAVQNMNLMFGFPETVGLDQVAILP; encoded by the coding sequence ATGGCCCAAGCATCGAACTCCCGTATCAAGGTTGGCATCGTCGGCGGCACCGGTTACACCGGCGTCGAACTGCTGCGCTTGCTGTCGCAGCATCCCCACGTGGAATTGACCGCCATCACGTCCCGCAAGGAAGACGGGCTGCCGGTGGCCGACATGTACCCGAACCTGCGCGGCCGCGTGCAGATCGCCTTTTCCTCGCCGGAAAAGGCCACGCTGACCGACTGCGACGTGGTGTTCTTCGCCACGCCCCACGGCGTGGCCATGGCCCAGGCTCAGGAACTGATCGCCGCCGGCACCAAGGTCATCGACCTGGCCGCGGACTTCCGCCTGCAGGACGTGCCCACCTTCGAACGCTGGTACAAGATTCCCCATACCTGCCCGGACATCCTGGCTGAATCCCAGTACGGCCTGGTCGAGCTGAACCGCGAAGCCATTGCCAAGGCGCGCGTGATCGGCAACCCGGGCTGCTACCCGACCACCGTGCTGCTGGGTCTGGCCCCGCTGCTCGAGGGCGGCAAGCAACTGGTGGATGCGCAGACCCTGATCGCCGACTGCAAGTCGGGCGTGTCCGGCGCCGGCCGCAAGGCCGAAGTCGGCTCGCTGTTCTCCGAGGCATCCGACAACTTCAAGGCCTACGGCGTGGCCGGCCACCGTCACCATCCCGAAATCGTCGCCCAGCTCGAGAAGATCGCCGGCGGCAAGGTTGGCCTGACCTTCGTGCCGCACCTGGTGCCGATGATCCGTGGCATGTACTCGACCATCTACGCCCGCATCAAGCCCGAGGCGCGCGACACCGACTTCCAGGCCCTGTTCGAGCAGCGCTACGCCGATGAAGCGTTCGTCGACGTCATGCCCGCCGGCAGCCTGCCCGAGACGCGCTCGGTGCGCGCTTCCAACAACCTGCGCATCGCACTGTCGCGCCCGGGCGGCGGCGACCAGCTCATCATCATGGTGGTGCAGGACAACCTGGTGAAGGGCGCGGCCGGCCAGGCGGTGCAGAACATGAACCTGATGTTCGGTTTCCCCGAGACCGTCGGCCTGGACCAGGTCGCGATCCTGCCCTGA
- a CDS encoding DUF6776 family protein: MSNDSSATPRTSRAGLGLRVAAGVLAGVLVGAAAGYYYARGVYQPKDAVVLSAAQVETRDEAMRQQAVQLRYLRGQLDTADGELVIERSARQELETQLHAAQAEIGRVRDQLAFYEQLLPPGPEGTVDIRGAQIDREGGGLRYKVLLMRSGRNGAAPFAGTLRFQAVGTLKGETVTVDLAPMQVKAESGPVPATGETTTAASLALQFDQYQRSQGVLAVPEGFVPESVTISVLEGDVVRASRSVKLEL, from the coding sequence ATGTCCAACGATTCCTCCGCGACGCCTCGAACTTCCCGTGCCGGCCTCGGCCTGCGGGTCGCCGCCGGCGTGCTGGCCGGTGTGCTGGTGGGCGCGGCGGCGGGCTATTACTACGCGCGCGGCGTCTACCAACCCAAGGACGCCGTCGTGCTCAGCGCGGCGCAGGTCGAGACGCGCGACGAAGCCATGCGCCAGCAGGCGGTGCAATTGCGCTACCTGCGCGGCCAGCTCGATACCGCCGACGGCGAGCTGGTGATCGAGCGCTCGGCGCGCCAGGAACTCGAAACCCAGCTGCACGCCGCGCAGGCCGAGATCGGCCGCGTGCGCGACCAGCTGGCGTTCTATGAACAACTGCTGCCCCCGGGGCCCGAAGGCACCGTGGACATCCGCGGCGCCCAGATCGACCGCGAAGGCGGCGGGCTGCGCTACAAGGTGCTGCTGATGCGCAGCGGCCGCAATGGCGCCGCCCCGTTCGCCGGCACGCTGCGGTTCCAGGCCGTCGGCACGCTCAAGGGCGAAACCGTCACCGTGGACCTGGCGCCGATGCAGGTCAAGGCCGAAAGCGGTCCCGTGCCCGCCACCGGCGAAACCACCACCGCGGCGTCGCTGGCCTTGCAGTTCGACCAGTACCAGCGCAGCCAGGGCGTCCTGGCCGTGCCCGAGGGATTTGTCCCCGAAAGCGTCACCATCAGTGTCCTGGAGGGCGATGTGGTCCGCGCCTCCCGCAGCGTCAAGCTCGAACTTTGA
- a CDS encoding ABC transporter ATP-binding protein: MLELTSVSKSFGGLHVLHDVSLSVPEGAIFGLIGPNGAGKTTVFNLITGLLPPSGGGIAFNGESLLRRKPHAITRMGIARTFQNIRLFKEMTLLENVVVGAYRHMNYGFPSLLLGLPGYREHEKRARERAHELLTWMRLDHKANDLADNLSYGEQRRLELARALATEPKLLLLDEPVAGMNTGERAELMREILAIRDRGYTILMIEHDMRFVMGLCERIAVLNFGKIIACGGPEEIRNNEQVIEAYLGREDDDDIDNAEAAQ; the protein is encoded by the coding sequence ATGCTTGAGCTGACCTCCGTTTCCAAGAGCTTCGGCGGCCTGCACGTGCTGCATGACGTCAGCCTGTCGGTGCCCGAAGGCGCGATCTTCGGCCTGATCGGTCCCAACGGCGCCGGCAAGACCACGGTGTTCAACCTGATCACCGGCCTGCTGCCGCCCAGCGGCGGCGGCATCGCCTTCAATGGCGAAAGCCTGCTGCGTCGCAAGCCGCACGCCATCACCCGCATGGGCATCGCCCGCACCTTCCAGAACATCCGTCTCTTCAAGGAGATGACGCTGCTGGAGAACGTGGTGGTGGGCGCCTACCGCCACATGAACTACGGCTTCCCCAGCCTGCTGCTGGGCCTGCCGGGCTACCGCGAGCACGAAAAGCGCGCCCGCGAGCGCGCCCACGAGCTGCTGACGTGGATGCGCCTGGACCACAAGGCCAACGACCTGGCCGACAACCTGTCGTACGGCGAGCAGCGCCGCCTGGAGCTGGCGCGCGCGCTGGCCACCGAGCCCAAGCTGCTGCTGCTGGACGAACCGGTCGCAGGCATGAACACCGGCGAGCGCGCCGAGCTGATGCGCGAGATCCTGGCGATCCGCGACCGCGGCTACACCATCCTCATGATCGAGCACGACATGCGCTTCGTGATGGGGCTGTGCGAGCGCATCGCGGTGCTGAACTTCGGCAAGATCATCGCTTGCGGCGGGCCTGAAGAGATCCGCAACAACGAGCAGGTCATCGAGGCCTACCTGGGCCGCGAGGACGACGACGACATCGACAACGCGGAGGCCGCACAATGA
- the rplM gene encoding 50S ribosomal protein L13: MKTFVAKPHEVQRDWFVIDAKGKVLGRVASEVARRLRGKHKPEFTPHVDTGDYIVIINASDIVVTGTKAKDKKYFRHTTYPGGIRETNFEKMQERFPGRAIQKAVKGMLPKGPLGYAMIKKLKVYAGAEHPHTAQQPKTLDI; this comes from the coding sequence ATGAAGACCTTTGTGGCCAAGCCGCATGAAGTCCAACGTGACTGGTTTGTGATCGACGCCAAGGGCAAAGTCCTCGGTCGTGTGGCCAGCGAAGTCGCACGTCGTCTGCGTGGCAAGCACAAACCTGAATTCACGCCGCACGTTGATACCGGCGATTACATCGTCATCATCAACGCTTCCGATATCGTCGTTACCGGTACCAAGGCGAAGGACAAGAAGTACTTCCGCCACACCACGTACCCGGGCGGTATCCGCGAAACGAACTTCGAGAAGATGCAAGAGCGTTTTCCCGGTCGCGCCATCCAGAAGGCCGTCAAGGGCATGCTGCCCAAGGGTCCTCTGGGCTACGCCATGATCAAGAAGCTGAAGGTCTATGCCGGTGCCGAGCACCCGCACACCGCCCAGCAGCCCAAGACGCTGGATATCTAA
- a CDS encoding branched-chain amino acid ABC transporter permease, which translates to MSGFENFWAIYGNLVLTLGTNALLALSIWLTLACGMLAMANAAFMGIGAYAAALLTMNYDVSFPVALAGGMAAPALVAALIGLPTLRLSGVYLAMATLGFGEVVRVTVLNTESITGGALGLNGIPQLTQWWHVILAVVIVLFVLWRVRASKIGRAFEAIRGDETAAGLMGIDVRANKMLAFVAGAMIAGLAGALNAHLTFFIGPNEYGFDRGVEILTMAILGGIGGLAGPVLGSFIITVLPELLRGFADFRLVINGVILVVIVLFLPQGIWDPARFKRWMRQGGKRHA; encoded by the coding sequence ATGAGCGGATTCGAAAACTTCTGGGCCATCTATGGCAACCTGGTGCTGACGCTCGGCACCAACGCCCTGCTGGCCCTCTCCATCTGGCTGACGCTTGCCTGCGGCATGCTGGCCATGGCCAATGCGGCCTTCATGGGCATCGGCGCCTACGCGGCGGCGTTGCTCACCATGAACTACGACGTCTCGTTCCCGGTCGCGCTGGCCGGCGGCATGGCGGCGCCGGCCCTGGTGGCGGCGCTGATCGGCTTGCCGACCTTGCGGCTGTCAGGGGTCTATCTCGCCATGGCCACGCTGGGTTTCGGCGAAGTGGTGCGGGTGACGGTGCTGAACACCGAGTCGATCACCGGCGGCGCGCTGGGCCTTAACGGCATTCCGCAGCTGACGCAGTGGTGGCACGTCATCCTGGCGGTCGTCATCGTGCTGTTCGTCCTGTGGCGCGTGCGCGCCTCGAAGATCGGACGCGCCTTCGAGGCCATCCGCGGCGACGAGACCGCGGCCGGCCTGATGGGCATCGACGTGCGCGCCAACAAGATGCTGGCCTTCGTGGCGGGCGCGATGATCGCCGGCCTGGCCGGCGCGCTGAATGCGCACCTGACCTTCTTCATCGGCCCCAACGAATACGGCTTCGACCGTGGCGTTGAAATCCTGACGATGGCCATCCTGGGCGGTATCGGCGGTCTGGCCGGTCCGGTGCTGGGCAGCTTCATCATCACCGTGCTGCCCGAGCTGCTGCGCGGGTTCGCGGATTTCCGCCTGGTCATCAACGGAGTGATCCTGGTGGTGATTGTGCTTTTCCTGCCGCAAGGCATCTGGGATCCGGCGCGCTTCAAGCGCTGGATGCGTCAAGGAGGCAAGCGCCATGCTTGA
- the erpA gene encoding iron-sulfur cluster insertion protein ErpA: MNAVTETVDLQAAPPAPLVFTDSAAAKVKDLLAEEGNPELKLRVFVQGGGCSGFQYGFTFDEVVNEDDTVLDKAGVQLLVDPMSFQYLVGAEIDYKEDLEGAQFVIRNPNASTTCGCGSSFSV, from the coding sequence ATGAATGCAGTGACCGAAACCGTCGACCTGCAGGCTGCCCCGCCTGCTCCCCTGGTGTTCACCGACTCGGCTGCCGCCAAGGTCAAGGACCTGCTGGCCGAGGAAGGCAACCCCGAGCTGAAGCTGCGCGTGTTCGTGCAGGGCGGCGGCTGTTCGGGTTTCCAGTACGGTTTCACGTTCGACGAAGTCGTCAACGAAGACGACACCGTGCTGGACAAGGCCGGCGTGCAGCTGCTGGTCGACCCCATGAGCTTCCAGTACCTGGTCGGCGCCGAGATCGACTACAAGGAAGACCTGGAAGGCGCCCAGTTCGTCATCCGCAATCCCAACGCCAGCACCACCTGCGGCTGCGGCTCGTCGTTCTCGGTGTAA
- a CDS encoding YbhB/YbcL family Raf kinase inhibitor-like protein: MKLSSLSFSDNESIPERYAFGKIDAQSHVALADNYNPQFSWDDVPAGTQSFALICHDPDVPSKPDDVNQEGREVPADLPRVDFFHWVLVDLAADMREIDEGAFSSGITPRGKGGPLAPLDARQGINSYSSWFANDHDMSGDYFGYDGPCPPWNDALVHRYVFTLYALDVHTLNLQGSFTGEDALRAIQKHVLAQASLTGTYTLNPKLAPKQIGATSAS; this comes from the coding sequence ATGAAACTTTCGAGTTTGTCTTTTTCCGATAACGAGTCGATTCCGGAGCGCTACGCCTTCGGCAAGATCGATGCGCAATCGCACGTCGCGCTGGCTGACAACTACAACCCGCAGTTTTCCTGGGACGACGTCCCGGCGGGTACGCAGTCGTTCGCCTTGATCTGCCACGACCCGGACGTTCCCTCCAAGCCCGACGACGTCAACCAGGAGGGCCGTGAAGTGCCGGCCGACCTGCCGCGGGTCGATTTCTTCCATTGGGTGCTGGTCGACCTGGCGGCCGACATGCGCGAGATCGACGAAGGCGCCTTTTCCAGCGGCATCACGCCGCGTGGCAAGGGCGGCCCGCTGGCGCCGCTGGATGCCCGCCAGGGCATCAACTCGTACTCGTCCTGGTTCGCCAACGACCACGACATGAGCGGCGACTATTTCGGCTATGACGGCCCATGCCCGCCCTGGAACGACGCACTGGTGCACCGCTACGTGTTCACGCTGTACGCGCTGGACGTCCATACGCTGAACCTGCAGGGTTCGTTCACCGGCGAGGACGCGCTGCGCGCCATCCAGAAGCACGTGCTGGCGCAGGCGTCGCTGACCGGCACCTACACGCTCAACCCGAAGCTGGCGCCCAAGCAGATCGGGGCGACCTCGGCGTCCTGA